The nucleotide window CatgtgagatggcctagaatgaccTCTTCTTGTTCCTGCAGGACTCTTACCACCTCAACAACATGCTCATATTCGACGTCATCAGGGTTCGCCTCTCAAACATGACGTGAGTATTGTCTGCCATGGATCAGCGAGGCATCACTCCCCCCATTGCGAGTATCGCTGATCGAATCCTCACGCTAAGGCTGGTCTCCTTGGACCTCAAGATTGTGTGTACTGTTAACACTATTATCTgccattttctataattttttctaagaacaaataatcaaaacacgttagcaaaagaggcaaggatcaacttaattaTACGACTGTCTAGGCCGCATGGTGGGTGCCAAATTGGTTACCcgtaaaatagtacaattaaatttatatgtgatttctagaaaagaaaattaattcgatcttgaaataataaaagaattgaagaaatatgtaACACTTAGCCTCGATATGAAGATGAAATAGCAGAAATTGTAATTCCGGAAGCGAGGCTTCCGGGCACAGCAATAGTAAAACCAAAAAGTAATAAGATACAGTTGTATAAAGCTTTGAATATATTATAGCATGAGTTTGCCAAAAAATTCATCCTCTTATAATGATAATAGAGCTTATTATTTATAGTTACACCTAGGGAATAGGGACCTAAGATCAAGTCCCTCTTCAATGCtaattatgagggccattaaagaatgtgtaacggtaggCATGAATGTCATATTCTTTGTAACGGGAATCATATTAAATGCTACATAATATTCTACATTAAATGCTACAGGGTGGCAGGTATTTATTGCcgtagaaaaatacaaaattgggaAGGAATTATGTTCAGTAACCGTGTGTTTTCACATACATTACAAAGCCACAAGTGACTGCATTTATATAAGTCACAAAACTAAATGAAAACTAGGCTAAGTGATAGCTATTACAATATGACTTAGGGGCTTAAAGTTCTACTACATGTATGACTACTACATTCAGTTAAGTACAAACTCTACAATGCAATCTAACCATCCTTATCTCGTGTAGACTTATCCTTATCATGATCGACTTCTTCAACAATTTCCCACAAGCTAGTGAGTGGTAGAGTTACCACTCCTAGCTTGCTTCAAAAACCTGCAAACATCCGTTTAGTCAATGTCTTAGTGTGAATGTCAGCTAGCTGGTCTTTTGATCTAACAAACCTCGTGACAAACTGACCACTAGCAACCTTTTTTGTAAGAAAATGATAGTCCATCTCAACATGCTTTGTTCTGGAATGCCTTACTGGATCAAATGTCATATATAGTGCACTCAAGTTATCACAGAACAATATTGGTGCGATTTTTAAACGAACCCCAATGTCATTGAGAATGTAGGTTACCCATGTCATTTCAGCTGATGTTGAGGCCAGTGCTCTATACTCGGCTTATGCACTAGACCTTGGCACTATGAGTTGCTTCTTGGATGTCCAAGATATACAGTTAGCTCCTAGGTAGATATTGTAGCATGTAGTTTATCTCCTAGTCGTAGGTCACCCTCCCTAGTCTGCATCAGAGAAACCATATAACCTGAATGGTGACTAAGACAAGATTCTTAGACCATACTTAGTTGTCCCCTTCACATATCTAAGTATCCTTTTTACAACTTAGTAATGAGTGTTGTTTGGACTCTGCATGAATTGACTTGCCAAATTTACTACATAAGCTATGTCTGGCCTTATGAGAGTTAAATATTGAAGACTGCCAACAATACTCTTGTATAGTGAAGCATCCACCGGATTATCTACAGCTTCTTGTAGACCATGCTTCTGTGTTAGAGGTGTGCTTATTGGTTTAGCAAGTGCCATGCTAATCTTGACAAGTAATTCTAAAGCATATTTACTTTGATTCAGATAAATGCCTCCAGTAAAGTATGTGACCTCGATCCCTAAGAAGAAGTGCAGAGGGCCAAGGTCCTCCATAGCAAACTCCTTCCCTAGTTCACCAATGATTTTTGAAATTAGTGTAGTGTGACTCCCAGTGAcaattatatcatcaacatacataaCAAGCAGGAGTGTGCCTCTTATACAGTGCATCACAAAGAGTGAGGAGTCTTACTTACTACATTTAAACCTAAGGGGAAACAAATATGGACTAAACCTGTCAAACCAGACTCTAGGTGCCTGCTTAAGGCCGTATAATGCTTTTTTTAGAAGGCACACACTGTTAGGACGTCTAGGATCTTTAAAACCTAGTGGTTGACTCATGTACACCTCCTCCTGTAGATGTCCATGCAAAAATGCATTCTTTACATCTAGGTACCTGATACACTAGTGAAGACTCATAACTACTGAGAGAACTACTCTTATAGTGGTTGCTTTAACAACTGGACTGAAAGTTTCTTCAAAGTCTACTCATTCAAGCTATGAATATCCTTTGGCAACTAGGCTTGACTTGTACCTATCAATGGATCCATCAACCTTTAACTTAGTTTTAAACACCCACCTAGAGCCAACTATATTCATACCAGGTGCCTTGGGCACAGTGTCCAAGTCTATTTTTAGTGAAGTGCATTAATCTCCTCTTGCATAGCTGTATGCCGTTCTAGTGAGCTAAGTGCCTCATTTATAATCCATGGCTCCTTAGCTGTTACCGGACACATGTGTTTTACTGGAAAGTATTTTGATTTCTGTCTTGTCACCATGTGATGCTTTTGTGTATTTGATGTGTGTTCTGCTGGTTCTGCATCATCAGTGGATTCTGCTTGTGTTGGTATAACTTCTGTATCTTGATTAGGTTCAGTGTTGAACTAATGAGACAAGTCTACTTCAAGATGAATTCCCTGTGGATTATAAACTGAAAACATATTAGGGTCAGAGGATGCACTATCCTGAGTTGAACTATTTGGTTCTTCACTTGATCCAATGGACTGAAATTCAGCAGCTGCATTAGTAGTGATGTGATCATCTGTTCCTGCAGGAACTGCTGCTAAAAGAGATTCAGCAGGCTCAGTATTGTGGTCAGTCGTTGGTGTAGGCTCAACAGTCTCATTAGGAGTATCAGTAGAAGCATCAATTGGAGAGTCAGGTGTAGACTGATCACTTGGTGGTGATCCATTCAACACTTCCCGTAAATTAGATGAGTTCACATCTGAGCTTAAGGTATCCTGCAACATGGAGAAAAACTCATAGAAGGTAGCAATGTGAGTAGAATCACTTGAACTGTCTGGTGGTGCATCTGGTTGCACATAGGGCAATGTGTTCTCATCAAAGACCACATGTCTTAAGACTAACACTCTCCTGGTAGGTGGGTGGTAACACCTATAGCCTTTATGAAGGCTACTATATCCAATAAACACATAAGGATATGTCTTTGGAGAGaattttgtttttcctttcaagtaAGGAAAACACTTGCATCCAAAGACTTTTAGACTATTATAATCCGGGTGCTCTCCAAAGAGCTTAAAGAATGGAGTTACCATTTGTAGCACTGATGAAGGTATTCTATTAATTAAGAATACAACTGTCAAGAAGGCTTCTACCCAAAGAAACTGTGACAACTTTGCATGAAACAACAAAGTGAGACCAGTTTCTACTATGTCTGTGTTTCCTTTTAGAAACTCCATTATGCTTAGGTGTGTGAGGACATGATATATTTCTAACAATACCACAGTTATCTAGGTGTTCAACAAATGCAGTGTTGTTAAATTCACCACATCCATCACATTGAAAAATCTTAATAGTCTTTGCGAATTGATTCTCGATAATCTTTGAAACTTAACAAAAGGTGTCATAAAATGTAGATTTTCTTCTTAGTGTATAGAGCCAGGTATATCTTATACAGTCATTAACAAAAACCATATAGTATTTCATGTGCTGAGATGATTCAACAGGAGCTGGACCCCAAAGATCATAATGAATTTTAAATAAAGGCTCTTTTTCAATCTTATTTCTCAATTCAAATGGAAGCTTACATCCTTTTCCTAACTGACAACTAACACAAACAGTAGGGAGTTTATTTCAATACTTGACATCAATATATTTATTACTACTAAGAATATTTAAAGACTTTAAACTAGGGTATCCTAATCTAGCATGCCAAATACTGTCTGTATTCTTCCACTCCTTTGATGTAGATAAGGCATAAAAGTTATTGTCCTCCAGTGCATATAAGTCATTCTTCTTAGATCCCATATCCAGAAGTCTCCCTGAGCTCTTGTACTTTACTACAAAATCAGATTCATCAAACTCAAGTGTACTAAAATTATCCTTAGCAAGCTTACTAACTGACAACAGTTTCTTTTTAATCTTAGGAACAACAACAATTTCCTTTACTTTAAGTCCAGATTTTGTTGCATTGCCAATATGTGTGATATCAAGTTTAGAGCCGTCTCCAACTGTTATCTTATCAGAACCATTATAAGGTTGAAGGTTTGACAAATTACCTGTTGAATTAGTTATGTGACTGCTTGCACCAAAGTCAATATACATAGCTTCATCTTCAGCCTGTGAATTCTACAGGTTAATAGCAGAAAAGGCTTGTGACAAATCCTTTGTAGCCTGGTAGGAATAGTCCCACCTGTAGAAGTATTTTAAAGTTGTGTCGTTGTTTCTTCCACATATTTGATAATTTTCCTTGCCCTTTGGCTGATATGAATTTGCTGTGTTCTGAGTAGCTTGATTAATCTGGTTGCTGCCTTGTCCCGCAGGTCTGAAACCTTCTCCTCTTAAGGAAAAGTTTGAGTTCCCTCTTCTGTTAGAGTAACCCCCACGACCTCTTCCTCTTTGAGCAGCAAAGGCCATATTGTAGCTTTGttgagccatttcttcttcatcttctctcaTGTCAAATCCTCTAAGAGCATTGACAAACTAGTTCAAGGTAGGATATGGAGCCTTTCCCAGCATGACAGTCCTAAAGGTCTTGTACTTTGGACCAAGTCCTCTAGCAAAGGTGATCACTTTGCTGTCCTTATCATTTGGCTTGTGTATGGGTGAAAGACCATCACATATGCCTTTGAACTCCTTCAGATATTCATCAAGTCTTTTGGTTCCTAGCTTGATGTTCTGCAGCAGTTGCTTAAGTTGAAATTCCTTGTCCTTGGTTGCCTGCAGGTATGCTTTCTCCAGGCATTTCTATATTTCTTTGGCAGTTGAACATCCCACAATGAGATATATGCTTTCCTCATACATTGTAGCAGATATCCAACTCCTCAGGATTACATGTTTTTCCTCCCAGTCAGTGTTATCATCACCTATGTCAACAACCTTATCATCTCCAACAGAAGTGGATGAACTGCTTGTGTCTGGCTTGCCTTCTTTGATCAGGTTTGTCACCTTCATTACCTGAATCAACTGGAGTATTTGTGTCCTACAAATAGATAGTTTGAAGGTTTCAACTTAACTAGACAAGAGGCAATCAAATGATGCAAGGAAGCATGTGATAGACATAAAGGGGTTGAGGGTGTTGTTATGGCCATATTTGATCTTGTTTCTGGTGTGGGCAGCGGAGCTTCAGAagactctgataccatgtagaaAAATACAAGATTGGGAAGGAATTATGTTCAGTAATCGTGTGTTTTCACATACATTACATAGCCACAAGTGACTGCATTTATACAAGTCAAAAAAACCAAACGAAAACTAGACTAAGTGATAGTTATTACAAGATGACTTAGGGGCTTAGAGTTCTACTACATGTATGACTACTACATTGAGTTAAATACAAACTCTACAATGCAATCTAACCATCCTTATCTCGTGTAGACTTATCCTTATCATGATCAGCTTCTTCAACAATTGCatctttatgagtatcattcCTTCTGATAATAAATGGAACAATATTTTCGATTTTGACTATCTTCTGCCTCCGGTTCCATGTGTCCTTTCTTATGCAATTACTTGTGTATAAGCATCAAGATTAAGAATAACGTTAGCAAATATAGTGTCTTGTGAAGCTTTAAAGTATTTAAAGTTCGATAATAATATCTTAGTATTTGTTGGAACATAAAATTAAAAGTTaagataattataaaaataaagttaAATACCTTTATCATATGAATGAGGAAACTTATTTTCTCCATTTCAAAAAAAACATGTGTTTTTGGaatcaaataccaaaaaatattttttcttgttttttctcaAAAAATGACTTTTATCATAAAAATGAAAAGTGTATTCGCATCTTTCTGCCCTCCATTGTTCAGAGGCGGAGTGATATAGACTCGAGAATAATCAATTGAACAGAACAACACGGGCACATTCCAAGGTGAGGCACTAGGCAGGGGCAGATCTAGAGCAAAGGTTACCGGTTCCTGTGAACCAAGTAACTTTTGCATAGACCCTGTATTTGTactaaaaaattcattaaaagtaTAAGAATATTTAGCTTGGAATCCAGTTCGTTGGTCCAGTTATCATGTAGATTAACTTGAGATTGTTATAGGAACCCATAAATTTAAAATTCTGGATTCACCTCTGTATGtaggtttatatatatatatatcaaagacAATTTTTTACACAATTTATATAAGTCaaattataatatatttataaatttTGAACATCTTTATTAATGAAATTCCAGAATATGTTATTCTCGGTTGCTAACCGATATATGGAACCGCCAAAGAGACCATCTCAAGTTAAGTGGCATTTTCCTTGCTTTAGGACCAGAGCCTCATGTGTTAGAAAGTGCGTTGTTTTCATCATCTGCTTTGCGACTCACTCCCTCTTTTCCCCCATTTGCTTTTTCGTCTCCGCTTTTGTCTGCCCCTCCCTGCCCTTTCTTCAATATGGATACTTCTCACTGGCCACAGGTAAAAGATTAACATGTAGTTTTCTCTCTAATTCTTCTACTGAATTAATACATCTTTCTAGGGTTTAGATTTTCTAGGCTATTTTTGTTTTTGATATAATATTAGGGTcttcttatttttaattttaatcgTAATTAATTTATGGTATTGTTGTGGTGTTGCCCATGCATCCTTTTTGATTGTGATCTTTCATATCATCTTTTTTtcgtcctttttctttttccactATCCAATAAAGTTACCTAAAAAGCCagtttaatttgtttttattgcTTCTTCTACTACTTGTAGCTATAGCCACTGCCTGAAAAAGTGTAAAGCACTAGTTATTACTTTAATTTGTTTTCTTGCTTCCGTTTTGTTTCTTTGATCACTTAGTCTATGgcgttattttctttgtcttctcTTATTTTGTACAGGGCATAGGACTAGTGAAAGCTGTGGAACCCTCAAAACCAGTGCCAACAGAACGAAAGCCAAGGCCACAAAAGGAACAAGCAATAAATTGTCCAAGATGCAATTCAACAAACACAAAATTCTGTTACTATAACAATTATAGCCTTTCTCAGCCAAGGTATTTTTGCAAAACTTGTAGAAGGTATTGGACTGAAGGTGGTTCTTTAAGAAATGTTCCTGTTGGTGGCGGttcaagaaaaaacaaaagatcTAGTTCCTCTTCTAATAATTCTTCATCCTCCACGTCATCATCATACAAAAAAATTCCAGATCTCACAATTCCAACTTCTTCTCAAAACCCTAAAATAATAAATGAACCGCATGATCTCAATTTAGCTTTTAACCCATCCGCTACTAGCAATTTCAGTAACATTTCTGAGTTTATGGCCTTACCTTTAATGAACCCTAATTCCACAACTTCATTTATGTCCTCTATTATGCCACAGCTTTCGGATTCTAATAATATTATGtactcatcatcatcaactgGGCTACCTAATTTGCATGATTTGAAGCCTACActtaatttttctttggatggGTTTGATAATAATAATGGGTATGGAAGTTTACAAGGAGAAACTGCTGGAGCAAAACTGTTTTTTCCTTTGGATGATTTGAAGAATGTTTCAACGCCAAATGATGATCATGAGTTTGATGAACAAAATAGAGGGCAAGCTGCTGAATCTCATGGATTTTGGAATGGAATGTTGGGCGGAGGATCATCttggtaattaaattaattaaagcaGCTGcagagaaaaaggaaagaaatagaAGGTGGTGTTTTTCTGTTtgtttttaagttaatttttatAGGCTGAGTGACATGTTTAGTTGCTTTCCAGTATAATTAAAACttctactactgctactactactaacAGAATGGCTATATTGTGTTATTTCTTTTTGACCCTCCTTTTGTTTGAGCTATGAAACTTCTCTTTCGTTTGCATTGCTTTGAATTATGAGTCATGTTTGTAAATGACGGATCTTTCCTTTGGTTCTTGAGAGCTTATTACATTTAGGATTATCGTAATTTTCTAAGTAAGGATTAAAAAAAATGCTCCTTCATTGTGTTGAAATGTGCGATAACCTCGTCTAAAAAACTAACTTCaataattttttgcttttttgagtGGTGGTGTGATTTGAACTTGGGACCTAATGCAGTTCTATTATCATGTTAAAATGCCTGATCATGATCTCATTTAAAAATTTAAGTGGTTAGAAAATCTATTTTAGCTAGTTAGTTATATTATGTCATTAAGGACATTGTAAAAGCTTTTATCTTCCTTGCTTGAGTTTGTCAACAGGTCATTACTGAGGATTGTCAGTTCTTTCCAGCTCTATAATCTTTTGTAGTATCACCTTTGTTTATGTTTTGATTAAAAGCCTGAGTAGGATATGATTCTAAAGATAACAACCAGCTAACCAACCAGGTAACATGAGAACGTATATACTTTTATCACATGCTAACACACGTTACCCATTTTCAAAGAGTAATCCGCCTTTGTAATGGCAGCACATTGCACAAAGCATCTCGGTTTAGGTAAGGTCCTGAAAATGATTGTCAATACAAATATTAGTGGCTGCTTTCACGATTTGAATTCGAGAATTATAGGTCATACTATCACATGCTAACACACATTACCCCTTTTCAAAGACTAATCCACCATTCATAAGATAAGATATTACCTTGAAAGAAAAGCAGAAATGAACTTGTTTAGTTTATGCAATCCATTAAAGTTGCATCTCGTCGAATGATGGCATGTTTCCACGAATGATGCGTTTGAGCTGTTACCTTTACTTTTATGGCACATACTTTACTCAATTATCCTGCCAccatattatttatatatacacacacacccCCCTAGAAAACAAAGGGGTCGAGTGCATTGTATTGCATTTTCTTAATTTGAATGGGACCTACCTACAAACATTCTCCTCGGTAACCTTGCCGGAAAAAATTAATGTAGTCAATTTATCTACTCAATTATTTTCAGCAAAAAGCCTTCTTTCTGGAATAGTGGGGTGTTATTGGGTGGACATtccttcattatttatttttaatgttTGGTGTAATTGTGTTTCCTATATCGGCTGCATTTCATTGTTTATtggtaatttgtggtaatttctGGTAATTTGTTTATTAGAAAAGAATAATGCAAGCACTAGTTTTATGCATTACTAATAATTTGTGTGGTACATGTTTTCAGTATTggttatacatcatacttggtattatcctatctataagtaatgcatagaaaaccatggcattagtaataccaaggctattaatgcatgcattagtataATTAAAGATAAAATTTTCCTTAAAGTCttttaaagctagagaatatggagggcatttttgtaaacaactatttttttttaaaattatgcaatgcattataattttaatacaccacatcaaacaacagataagaaataatatctgcataactaatgcttgcattactaacccatgcattactaatccatgcattactaatacatctTATTTcgcattattcttatacaccctaccaaacgacatATCTACTGCGAAATTTTCTCGCATGTTTTAAATTTTGGATATTTAATATCTGGAAAAATTCGCTTTATTCCCACCATTTAGCTCGTAGATCATAATGTGACTACTAATTTCAATCTCCCGTTGCAATCTCGAAAAACTTACCTTTTTGACTCCCTGAACATGATTGAATTTTGCGTTATATATGTGGTGTTTTTAATGTCCTTGTCATTGTAAAATCTCTGCATGTGACTGCTTCTTTCCTGTACTAATTTCATACAGACCTACTATTGAGCTTTCACCTATAGACGATACAAAAATACTAGACCGAAAGAACACAAGTAGAGATTTTCGTCATTTGTTTTTGTCCAGAGAGGTTAGGACAAAGAGTGTCGTTTTCTTCAAATTCAGAGATAGATATCTTTACAATTATTAAAAGGACATCCGTGCGTCTTCTAGgggtatatataaatatatacgtACGTACAAGAAATCAATGGTTTGGCGTCTTTGGTCACAATTAATCTGCAGAAAAGCAAATCATATTGTTGTCTCAAGGGTCGCTTTAGTCCGATCATCTTTGCCACGCAGCTTAGTAGTTAGTACATTGAACAAATGCCATATCTTGTGCGTTTTATAATTAGCTGAGGAAGCTGTAAAAATTTTGTAAGTACACAAAATATATGGAGCAAAAAGATTTTGCATGAGTAGGTTATATAATTATCTATATTGTACTAAGTCCGAGGGGCTGTGTAACTGAAGAAACGATTTCTAGCCGCCATCCAAGACCGAATACCTTGATTTAGGAGAATATTTTTGGTGTAGAAAATCACAAATTCAGAATctcactttgaaaattttgagaaacaAAGTCATAGGCACCTAGCTTCAGGACAAATTTTAATCTGCATAAGTGTTGGTCAGCTCAACTGTTGAATCACATGATAAAAAggaagataaatgaatgtgatgaTCTAGCGCCTTAGGTTAGATTGTCAAATTTGGGAGATTGTATTGTTTAATTCGTGTTTGCTATGGTGGAAGGTTTTTTAGAGAGAAATATTGGCTATGAACAACTTATATTCCGGTGTTTGggtaatcaaaaaatatttttcatcataaatataaaaagaaaataataattccACAACTTATATTCCTGTTGTTttatttttgagccgagggtctcatggaaacagcctctctacccttcggggtaggggtaaggtctgtgtacatattacctttcccagaccccacttgtgggattatactgggtcgttgttgttgttgttctaagCGGGTGTTACCTTTTCTTACTATTAtcttaacttttcattttatgtTACTTGTTTCAATTgatatcttcttttctttttttaatctttAGTACACAGAAATTTAATCAAACGTTTACTATTTTGCTAATGACAtcataataatttttaatatcTATCTCGCTCATGACCAACCATACAAATTGAAAACATTTTCTGCAGAAAATAATTTTCGTCAAAAACATTTCCGATACAACATGACTTTCCGTTATACCttcaattaataatatttttttttttgattttttatcctTGTCCAACATATATATATTAGGGCTTTGGCTAATTTGAATTGGTATTGCATGCGCTCATTAAAGTGGGAAGCATTCTCTTCTACTATTTTTTTTTAGTCCAATGATCAAACCGAAATCTATAATTAAAGATGATTCCTCAAACCAAACACTTTCTAACGAATCAGATGATCTCGCTAAAGAGGGCAGCATAAGCATTGGAAAGAAACATAATACGATCACAAAAGATTTCGAGTGTCTGTTCTTTTACCTTTTTATCAGAAACGTTCTTTATTTGCTTTTCTCTCTAGATAAAGCTGTACTCACCTATTTCTTTTCCTCCAATTACGAGCAAAATTATCGTTTGTAATTATTATGTCCCTCCACCGTATGCGCTTTATTCTAATGTTAAAATGTCAGAATTTGGATAAAGATTCTCCATTAGAACTTAGAACGGTCAACCGGACATTTCAATATGTTTACCCTCATAATCGCATAACAATTCAATTTGTAAATAGTTTTAAGTATACGTGGATTAAATTGATACAAAGCAATAaattacaattacaattaaaataaacaataacaaagtaaattcaaaccacaagAATTAATCAGTTACAGCCTTGGGGAGTTTGAACTGGATGCAATTTGATAAGTATCAAGACATAAAAGAACAAGAGCTTAAAGAAAGGAAAtgataatatattgctttggaatgcgtgttacaatcTGTTCGGCAAGTAATCAGatctccctttatatagtagggaagtcctatattaggtacaactctataaaaggtaaaaatcccaTAATTAACTAATTGATGATCTTACGTCGACATATGCGGAGATCTCCGCCATGATATTCGGTCGGTTACGGATATCATGGCCTTCTGTTGGTCGAACTTGATTACCTGACAACGTTCTTCGAAGTTAATCAAGGCCAAGACCGATCCGAATCGTGTCCCCGATATCTTCAAAGGCGAGTTTTATGGTCCGGACTCAGAATGGATGAGATCCCTACCTCGGTCTAGGCCCCCAGTTACCATATCTCGATCTTAGCTTATTATGTCAGAGACCGACATGTGCTTTGAGACCGATTTTACctatatacagatagtcccctcgtttttcggaGAGTAGACGACGAGAAACAATATGAGCTTTCGATTCTCACCTCGATACCCCGCTCGCGTCAGAAATGATAAAATAAACGAAACATCTCTTCAGTCACGTCTTAATGACATTAAATGCTTGTCAGTTGTCGGTTGGCTACTCCTGGATGCGAACCGCCGTTTGAAAATTATAAATACCTTCTTCttcattcattcaaactttacatccaAACCTTCTACCCTTGTTCTTTAGAAATCTCTTATATTTTCTGGCACTTGTATTGTGGTTTTTTGAGATTTTTGTGAGAACTTTTGCTCGTCTTCATTCCAAACCACTAAGTTTACTCCTttaatttcctttttttcctcCCATCCCTTacattttaaaagaaaatggCGAAGACTTCAAAAATAGTTCCCCAAAAGGAAACTCCTTCTACATCACGGTCGGATGTCGAGGAGACCGTTCTGTGCACTACTGTCGAGGAACCAGTAGCGGAACCCCTCTTGAACACCTTCATCCCTGGTGGATGCTCGGT belongs to Nicotiana tabacum cultivar K326 chromosome 6, ASM71507v2, whole genome shotgun sequence and includes:
- the LOC107816270 gene encoding dof zinc finger protein DOF1.8-like, with product MDTSHWPQGIGLVKAVEPSKPVPTERKPRPQKEQAINCPRCNSTNTKFCYYNNYSLSQPRYFCKTCRRYWTEGGSLRNVPVGGGSRKNKRSSSSSNNSSSSTSSSYKKIPDLTIPTSSQNPKIINEPHDLNLAFNPSATSNFSNISEFMALPLMNPNSTTSFMSSIMPQLSDSNNIMYSSSSTGLPNLHDLKPTLNFSLDGFDNNNGYGSLQGETAGAKLFFPLDDLKNVSTPNDDHEFDEQNRGQAAESHGFWNGMLGGGSSW